TCGGATAAGTTGAGTTTGGGCAAAGAATGGATTTTGAGTGTCTTACAAAGATTTATATAACTGATTTACAGCGCTTGTCTATTAATCAGTGACCAGTGCATATCCACAATGTGCTAATCCGAGCAATTTACTTGATAAAGTAGCAACGGGCTTGTTCAAGACCCAAATAAAGTGTCGGCTGCGCGACACTTATTCTTATTTGTTATACAAAACTAACTCATTTCAGCGAGATAATTCATGACTATACCAATTATGATTAGCAAGACACTTGCTACATAGACCGCGATTTCAGCCTTGTTAGGCTCTTCGGAGGCAACCACTTTATAAACAGCGCCGCTAGATTCTGAACTAAAAAGATCAATTGGCAGGAAGTCGGCAATTTGAGGCAATCCTATTACGATTGCAAGGATTGAGTAAATTAGAAGCCCCCCCCGGTAGCGATGAAAAATTTATCCATATCAGCCCTTGTGTATAACGCTACCATAAATGGAGAGCAATTGTTGCGAGTCCAGCGCCCGCAGGACGCGATGTTTGATGGCCTTGTCAGTTTGCATTAACTTTTAACCAGTTACCAATGTAACTTGCCGTATCATTAATTGAAGCCACTTGGTCAAATACCAAATCAGAGTTATTCCTTACTTGCCTTACTGTTGATATATAACTTTCTCTGACGTGATCCTCATACTTATCCAAGTAGTTAGAAATAGAGAGTGCTGAATCAATATTAGGTTGGTCTATATGTCTTTTGATAACACGAGCCAAGCATAACTCCATAGGTTGATCTAACAAAATAACGTAATCGACTAAAGATGACATAGAGTCTCGCTCTTTACCAAATGGCTCTTCAATAAAAATATAACGACTACTATTGTTTGAAATTAAGTTTTCCAATGAAGTGACAAATCTTGGAGTTTTAATTAGAGAAACGTTGGCTCCATTTTTTAGCCAGCTTTTCATATTTGTGGGGTATGAACTTTTATCAGTATGATCATCAAAAAGTAAAAATGGGCAATCAAACTCATGAGCTAGTTTTTTAACAATGGTGGTTTTACCTGAGCCAGATGCTCCACTGATCGCAACTACTTTTGTGTTATTCATAGTATCCTAGTGTTATAGAAACTGATTACAAACTAACATCGTGTAGAGTGCCTCCACCAGAGACTTCACCGATAGAGTTTTCCGAGAGAATCTCATCGAGAGGATATTCATATATCTCACTTCTGTGCATTGGCTGGATACGAGCATTTATCGTAACCACAATATATTGAGGTTCAATTCCGATTTTGTCTTCATTTCTCTTGAATAATCCGAACAATGCTCGATCTCCTTGTGTGGCTAACACCTGGCTATGGGGCTGCATTGAGCGCAGCGTAATGCAGTCCTAGCAGCCACTTGTTACGTGCTGATTTTGCACAGATGTTTGATTGTTTTTTCATGTTCTTTACCCACCAAGCCGACATCTTGATGAAAAAGAAATCCAGACCTCTTAACTTTGGCCGCTTCAAGTGCCTTTTGTGCTTCTGAGCCATCGTTATTGATTAAAGCTTTAGACGCATGCCACTTATAATGGTCAAGTGGAAACGTAAGCCTATCAAGATGCTCATGCAATACACTTAGTGCGTTAGCGTACTCATTTTCTATTTTTTGAGTTGCCACCAAATATGGATAATCAAGGTACACCCCTGTTCGATAGTTTGGAGAATCCTTTTCTCTTTCAAGTATCTCTTTAAAGGTGGCTATACATCCTTCGAGATCATTTAGCGCGATAAATGCATTTGCTTTTGCTAAGAGCGCTCGAACGTCTTCAAATTTGTCTTTTCTGGATTCGAAGTATTCATTAACCAAACGAATGGATATCTCTGGATGCTTATCAGCCAAAGTCAGAGCCTGGATTACCAAATACTGATCTCGTTGCGTTCTTGCTCGTTTCAACCTCGAGTAGAAGTGCTCTTCGATAGATTTGTTCCAATCTTTATTTCTATACCAATCGTCAGATGACACGATGCTCCCTTAGCACGTAACGTTAGAATAACGGGCGTTTACTAGCCCAAACTGATTGAAACTACTGAATCACAGAGTTTCTAAGAAAAAATGTATGAGTAAACATCCTTCGTTCATTCGTTTGTTATGTTTATCAGCTCAGTGCGTCCCCAAAAACCTTTGCTCGCATATTCTACAGTCCAACCTCGGCGCTTTAACTCTTTAGTAATAATCCTATTCGAAATGCCATGCCCAAAAACAGAAACGTTTTCATGCTCACAGGCTTTGGCAATAATTAGGTCTAACGCTGAAATAGCACGCTTACGGCCGGTTTTATAAGACTCACTTTTACCCGATATACCTAAAAACCAACACAAACGAGCAATAACCAACCAATTATTAACTGACATCGAAAACGGTAGCTTTAGTCTAGGAATATCCATTTCTCTCAAGTCACCTAAAACTAGATCCGCTCTCTTCCCCAAACATATTTCTGCTGAGTGTAGGGAGCGATTCAGGTCACTAGAAAATGTATAGCTGTTATGGAGTTTTTCGTTTAGTTCTTGGGGTGGAAGGCTGTCTGGGCAAACAAACGATCGATTGTAGGCTCGAACCCACTTAGCGAAACCAACAGCCTTAACTCTAGGGTTTGAGCTTGCGACAGGCCTCCCATGTCTAACCAATGTAATTCTCACCAAGCCTCCTTTACCGTGGATAAACATAACGCCTTGTTAAGGGGTGAGCAACGCAATACCGATGCTGCCACATACCACCCTAATCACTAAAACCAACGCATAGTAAAAATGCCACGCGTTGCGAATCCCTCTTGAACAATTTGTTATACAAAAACCTACAGCGCGTAGGCTACCCACTAAATCCTAGTGAATGTACTTTAATATCAATTACTTTGATTTCTGTCGTTTAGCCCATTCTTCTGAGGCATCCCCCATTGTCAAACCTATGGCATTGTTAATCCAATTCATGAAATCACGATCAAACTTAAAATTTTCGCCAAACTTTGATTTGAAATATCTGCGAACATTCTGAGTCGTTTTATAGCTATCTGTAATTATGGTGCTGTCATCAATATGATTTTTATGCCAATCAACCTTATCCATGGTTTTGAAATCTCCTTTTGTATAACGTCGTTAGCAGTTGCAGACAAAGTTGGCGGGCTTTTGGAACAAAAGCATGACAACTTTGGCTGTCGACTGCCTGACCTTGTTAGGGCTAATCCCACATTTCATCATCTTCTAGATACTCTAAAGTCGCCAGATCAAAATAAGCGCACACATTATTTATGGCCATAACCTTGTGTAATTCTACATCTCTAAACGATGACGATTGAAGACCTTTTCGTAACCAAGCTGCAACCTCAAGATCGGTGAGCTTTGAAATCTCATCGAGATGTTCTGAATCTGTGTAATCGCTAAGAATA
The nucleotide sequence above comes from Grimontia kaedaensis. Encoded proteins:
- a CDS encoding tetratricopeptide repeat protein is translated as MSSDDWYRNKDWNKSIEEHFYSRLKRARTQRDQYLVIQALTLADKHPEISIRLVNEYFESRKDKFEDVRALLAKANAFIALNDLEGCIATFKEILEREKDSPNYRTGVYLDYPYLVATQKIENEYANALSVLHEHLDRLTFPLDHYKWHASKALINNDGSEAQKALEAAKVKRSGFLFHQDVGLVGKEHEKTIKHLCKIST
- a CDS encoding histidine phosphatase family protein; this encodes MRITLVRHGRPVASSNPRVKAVGFAKWVRAYNRSFVCPDSLPPQELNEKLHNSYTFSSDLNRSLHSAEICLGKRADLVLGDLREMDIPRLKLPFSMSVNNWLVIARLCWFLGISGKSESYKTGRKRAISALDLIIAKACEHENVSVFGHGISNRIITKELKRRGWTVEYASKGFWGRTELINITNE
- a CDS encoding DUF6434 domain-containing protein; this encodes MDKVDWHKNHIDDSTIITDSYKTTQNVRRYFKSKFGENFKFDRDFMNWINNAIGLTMGDASEEWAKRQKSK